From the Spodoptera frugiperda isolate SF20-4 chromosome 16, AGI-APGP_CSIRO_Sfru_2.0, whole genome shotgun sequence genome, one window contains:
- the LOC126911565 gene encoding uncharacterized protein LOC126911565 isoform X9 — MKSMVIVAVLAFLAVASAKPFLGELGAGLGEVGAGLGAGLGNIGAGLGVGIGAGLEGLGLGGGLGGLGGGIGLGGLGGGLGLGVGESYGSGGGYGQSGYAGGSNGYGNSGYGGGAVNVGHDIGHQESDFSQEVHHHESSGHDVGGAMEVGQGGHNLYGHNNYGAGQSGYGQNYNQGGFLA; from the exons ATGAAGTCCATG GTTATTGTCGCAGTGCTGGCCTTCCTGGCGGTCGCCAGCGCCAAGCCTTTCCTCGGCGAGTTGGGAGCTGGTCTTGGCGAAGTAGGAGCTGGCCTTGGAGCCGGCCTTGGTAACATCGGAGCTGGACTTGGTGTCGGGATCGGAG CCGGACTTGAAG GGCTCGGTCTGGGAGGTGGCCTTGGTGGGCTCGGCGGGGGTATTGGACTGGGCGGGCTCGGCGGCGGCCTAGGCCTAGGGGTGGGTGAAAGCTACGGATCAGGCGGCGGTTACGGCCAATCCGGCTACGCTGGTGGTAGCAACGGCTACGGCAACAGCGGTTACGGTGGAGGTGCTGTGAACGTGGGCCATGACATCGGTCACCAGGAGAGCGACTTCAGTCAG GAGGTTCACCACCACGAGTCGTCTGGTCACGATGTCGGAGGAGCCATGGAGGTCGGCCAAGGAGGACACAACCTGTATGGACACAACAACTACGGCGCTGGACAATCAGGTTACGGCCAGAACTACAACCAAGGCGGATTTTTAGcgtaa
- the LOC118280763 gene encoding uncharacterized protein LOC118280763 isoform X4 → MAAALSSSVCVLLAVLPLPPVEAAVPGTFFWKPAMDLDLRKQINPAYKVPWIYKPTQTNVEYNKQMVVIVDGYRLTTTFMALYIYVDYMNEAYPALHPCYAEFWTNSYRWLIRYMSLLPDWIHGRSNNFVDTHKVWRKRFHYMDWWMPKWARPFFFCVPPESWAWEKFTFRRWLRYVEPQFGKYYKYPTRWFTDWKSMQMGSTVENLDMSSASLQ, encoded by the exons ATGGCCGCCGCCCTCTCCAGCTCCGTGTGCGTGCTGCTGGCCGTGCTGCCGCTGCCGCCGGTCGAG GCGGCAGTACCAGGCACGTTCTTTTGGAAGCCAGCAATGGATCTTGACCTTCGAAAAC aaataaacCCTGCGTATAAGGTACCATGGATTTACAAACCCACCCAGACCAATGTTGAGTATAACAAGCAAATGGTTGTAATTGTCGACGGTTACAGATTAACGACCACCTTTATGGCGTTATACATCTATGTTGATTACATGAACGAAGCTTACCCGGCGCTGCATCCCTGCTACGCGGAGTTCTGGACCAACTCGTACCGCTGGTTGATCCGCTACATGAGTCT TTTACCAGATTGGATACATGGCAGATCAAACAACTTCGTGGACACGCACAAAGTATGGAGGAAGCGCTTCCACTATATGGATTGGTGGATGCCAAAGTGGGCACGCccattttttttctgtgtccCCCCCGAATCCTGGGCTTGGGAGAAATTCACATTTAGAAGATGGCTCAGATACGTTGAGCCGCAATTTGGAAAGTACTACAAATACCCTACGAGGTGGTTTACAGACTGGAAGTCTATGCAGATGGGATCAACCGTCGAAAACTTGGATATGAGCTCTGCCTCCTTGCAGTAG
- the LOC126911565 gene encoding uncharacterized protein LOC126911565 isoform X10, producing the protein MQVIVAVLAFLAVASAKPFLGELGAGLGEVGAGLGAGLGNIGAGLGAGIGAGLEGLGLGGGLGGLGGGIGLGGLGGGLGLGVGESYGSGGGYGQSGYAGGSNGYGNSGYGGGAVNVGHDIGHQESDFSQEVHHHESSGHDVGGAMEVGQGGHNLYGHNNYGAGQSGYGQNYNQGGFLA; encoded by the exons ATGCAG GTTATTGTCGCAGTGTTGGCCTTCCTGGCGGTCGCCAGCGCCAAGCCTTTCCTCGGCGAGTTGGGAGCTGGTCTTGGCGAAGTAGGAGCTGGCCTCGGAGCCGGCCTTGGTAACATCGGAGCTGGACTTGGTGCCGGGATTGGAGCCGGACTTGAAG GGCTCGGTCTGGGAGGTGGCCTTGGTGGGCTCGGCGGGGGTATTGGACTGGGCGGGCTCGGCGGCGGCCTAGGCCTAGGGGTGGGTGAAAGCTACGGATCAGGCGGCGGTTACGGCCAATCCGGCTACGCTGGTGGTAGCAACGGCTACGGCAACAGCGGTTACGGTGGAGGTGCTGTGAACGTGGGCCATGACATCGGTCACCAGGAGAGCGACTTCAGTCAG GAGGTTCACCACCACGAGTCGTCTGGTCACGATGTCGGAGGAGCCATGGAGGTCGGCCAAGGAGGACACAACCTGTATGGACACAACAACTACGGCGCTGGACAATCAGGTTACGGCCAGAACTACAACCAAGGCGGATTTTTAGcgtaa
- the LOC118280763 gene encoding uncharacterized protein LOC118280763 isoform X1, translating to MAAALSSSVCVLLAVLPLPPVEAAVPGTFFWKPAMDLDLRKQINPAYKVPWIYKPTQTNVEYNKQMVVIVDGYRLTTTFMALYIYVDYMNEAYPALHPCYAEFWTNSYRWLIRYMSLLPDWIHGRSNNFVDTHKVWRKRFYYMDWWMPKWARPFFFCVPPESWAWEKFTFRRWLRYVEPQFGKYYKYPSKWFTDWKSMQMGSTVENLDMSSASLQ from the exons ATGGCCGCCGCCCTCTCCAGCTCCGTGTGCGTGCTGCTGGCCGTGCTGCCGCTGCCGCCGGTCGAG GCGGCAGTACCAGGCACGTTCTTTTGGAAGCCAGCAATGGATCTTGACCTTCGAAAAC aaataaacCCTGCGTATAAGGTACCATGGATTTACAAACCCACCCAGACCAATGTTGAGTATAACAAGCAAATGGTTGTAATTGTCGACGGTTACAGATTAACGACCACCTTTATGGCGTTATACATCTATGTTGATTACATGAACGAAGCTTACCCGGCGCTGCATCCCTGCTACGCGGAGTTCTGGACCAACTCGTACCGCTGGTTGATCCGCTACATGAGTCT GTTACCAGATTGGATACATGGCAGATCAAACAACTTCGTGGACACGCACAAAGTATGGAGGAAGCGCTTCTACTATATGGATTGGTGGATGCCAAAGTGGGCACGCCCATTCTTTTTCTGTGTCCCCCCCGAATCCTGGGCTTGGGAGAAATTCACATTTAGAAGATGGCTCAGATACGTTGAGCCGCAATTTGGAAAGTACTACAAATACCCTTCGAAGTGGTTTACAGACTGGAAGTCTATGCAGATGGGATCAACCGTCGAAAACTTGGATATGAGCTCTGCCTCCTTGCAGTAG
- the LOC126911565 gene encoding uncharacterized protein LOC126911565 isoform X2 — MKSMVIVAVLAFLAVASAKPFLGELGAGLGEVGAGLGAGLGNIGAGLGAGIGAGLEGLGLGGGLGGLGGGIGLGGLGGGLGLGVGESYGSGGGYGQSGYAGGSNGYGNSGYGGGAVNVGHDIGHQESDFSQEVHHHESSGHDVGGAMEVGQGGHNLYGHNNYGAGQSGYGQNYNQGGFLA; from the exons ATGAAGTCCATG GTTATTGTCGCAGTGTTGGCCTTCCTGGCGGTCGCCAGCGCCAAGCCTTTCCTCGGCGAGTTGGGAGCTGGTCTTGGCGAAGTAGGAGCTGGCCTCGGAGCCGGCCTTGGTAACATCGGAGCTGGACTTGGTGCCGGGATTGGAGCCGGACTTGAAG GGCTCGGTCTGGGAGGTGGCCTTGGTGGGCTCGGCGGGGGTATTGGACTGGGCGGGCTCGGCGGCGGCCTAGGCCTAGGGGTGGGTGAAAGCTACGGATCAGGCGGCGGTTACGGCCAATCCGGCTACGCTGGTGGTAGCAACGGCTACGGCAACAGCGGTTACGGTGGAGGTGCTGTGAACGTGGGCCATGACATCGGTCACCAGGAGAGCGACTTCAGTCAG GAGGTTCACCACCACGAGTCGTCTGGTCACGATGTCGGAGGAGCCATGGAGGTCGGCCAAGGAGGACACAACCTGTATGGACACAACAACTACGGCGCTGGACAATCAGGTTACGGCCAGAACTACAACCAAGGCGGATTTTTAGcgtaa
- the LOC118280763 gene encoding uncharacterized protein LOC118280763 isoform X2: MAAALSSSVCVLLAVLPLPPVEAAVPGTFFWKPAMDLDLRKQINPAYKVPWIYKPTQTNVEYNKQMVVIVDGYRLTTTFMALYIYVDYMNEAYPALHPCYAEFWTNSYRWLIRYMSLLPDWIHGRSNNFVDTHKVWRKRFYYMDWWMPKWARPFFFCVPPESWAWEKFTFRRWLRYVEPQFGKYYKYPSKWFTDWKSMQMGSTVENLDMSSASLQ, translated from the exons ATGGCCGCCGCCCTCTCCAGCTCCGTGTGCGTGCTGCTGGCCGTGCTGCCGCTGCCGCCGGTCGAG GCGGCAGTACCAGGCACGTTCTTTTGGAAGCCAGCAATGGATCTTGACCTTCGAAAAC aaataaacCCTGCGTATAAGGTACCATGGATTTACAAACCCACCCAGACCAATGTTGAGTATAACAAGCAAATGGTTGTAATTGTCGACGGTTACAGATTAACGACCACCTTTATGGCGTTATACATCTATGTTGATTACATGAACGAAGCTTACCCGGCGCTGCATCCCTGCTACGCGGAGTTCTGGACCAACTCGTACCGCTGGTTGATCCGCTACATGAGTCT GTTACCAGATTGGATACATGGCAGATCAAACAACTTCGTGGACACGCACAAAGTATGGAGGAAGCGCTTCTACTATATGGATTGGTGGATGCCAAAGTGGGCACGCCCATTCTTTTTCTGTGTCCCCCCCGAATCCTGGGCTTGGGAGAAATTCACATTTAGAAGATGGCTCAGATACGTTGAGCCGCAATTTGGAAAGTACTACAAATACCCTTCGAA GTGGTTTACAGACTGGAAGTCTATGCAGATGGGATCAACCGTCGAAAACTTGGATATGAGCTCTGCCTCCTTGCAGTAG
- the LOC118280693 gene encoding uncharacterized protein LOC118280693, whose translation MAAALSSSVCVLLAVLPLPPVEAAEPGTFFWSRRQIGPVTLPPDPFGPQDYTPKNDMANIGPSAKQRGGQVEVIDRRKVSKPTRKNFKDGYVVIIDGWRLTTSVMALVTYSKVMNEAYPHLHPCYSDFWTTAYRWFYRYYKSLPDWAFGRGTFIDTHKVWRKRYWYMDRMVPQVLRPFLIELCVDPATFKKEEWVWRKFVRYTQPQWGKFFIYPSKVFNNYKSMRPDETWEYVDDSTRSKSLS comes from the exons ATGGCCGCCGCCCTCTCCAGCTCCGTGTGCGTGCTGCTGGCCGTGCTGCCGCTGCCGCCGGTCGAG GCGGCAGAACCAGGAACATTCTTCTGGAGTCGGCGACAAATAGGACCAGTAACCTTACCTCCTGATCCTTTCGGTCCCCAAGATTATACTCCTAAAAATGACATGGCTAATATAGGACCAA GTGCTAAGCAGCGCGGCGGCCAAGTAGAAGTAATCGACCGCCGGAAAGTGAGCAAACCAACTAGGAAGAACTTTAAAGACGGTTATGTGGTCATCATCGACGGGTGGAGACTTACTACTTCGGTTATGGCGCTTGTGACGTACAGTAAGGTAATGAATGAAGCCTACCCACACCTGCATCCCTGCTACTCGGACTTCTGGACCACCGCGTACCGCTGGTTTTACCGCTACTATAAATC ACTTCCAGATTGGGCGTTCGGCAGGGGTACCTTCATAGACACGCACAAGGTGTGGAGGAAGCGCTACTGGTACATGGACAGAATGGTGCCTCAAGTTTTACGACCCTTTTTAATTGAGTTATGCGTAGATCCTGCTACCTTCAAGAAAGAAGAGTGGGTTTGGAGAAAGTTCGTCAGATACACCCAGCCACAGTGGGGTAAATTCTTTATATACCCTTCGAAGGTCTTCAATAATTACAAATCTATGAGGCCAGACGAAACATGGGAATACGTTGATGATAGCACGAGGTCTAAAAGTTTAAGCTAA
- the LOC118280763 gene encoding uncharacterized protein LOC118280763 isoform X3, with amino-acid sequence MAAALSSSVCVLLAVLPLPPVEAAVPGTFFWKSAMDLDLRKQINPAYKVPWIYKPTQTNVEYNKQMVVIIDGYRLTTSFMALYVYFDYMNEAYPALHPCYAEFWTNSYRWLIRYMSLLPDWIHGRSNNFVDTHKVWRKRFHYMDWWMPKWARPFFFCVPPESWAWEKFTFRRWLRYVEPQFGKYYKYPTRWFTDWKSMQMGSTVENLDMSSASLQ; translated from the exons ATGGCCGCCGCCCTCTCCAGCTCCGTGTGCGTGCTGCTGGCCGTGCTGCCGCTGCCGCCGGTCGAG GCGGCAGTACCAGGCACGTTCTTTTGGAAGTCAGCAATGGATCTTGACCTTCGAAAAC aaataaacCCTGCGTATAAGGTACCATGGATTTACAAACCAACCCAGACCAATGTTGAGTATAACAAGCAAATGGTTGTAATTATCGACGGTTACAGATTAACGACCTCCTTTATGGCGTTATACGTCTATTTTGATTACATGAACGAAGCTTACCCGGCGCTGCATCCCTGCTACGCGGAGTTCTGGACCAACTCGTACCGCTGGTTGATCCGCTACATGAGTCT TTTACCAGATTGGATACATGGCAGATCAAACAACTTCGTGGACACGCACAAAGTATGGAGGAAGCGCTTCCACTATATGGATTGGTGGATGCCAAAGTGGGCACGCccattttttttctgtgtccCCCCCGAATCCTGGGCTTGGGAGAAATTCACATTTAGAAGATGGCTCAGATACGTTGAGCCGCAATTTGGAAAGTACTACAAATACCCTACGAGGTGGTTTACAGACTGGAAGTCTATGCAGATGGGATCAACCGTCGAAAACTTGGATATGAGCTCTGCCTCCTTGCAGTAG